In Lates calcarifer isolate ASB-BC8 linkage group LG21, TLL_Latcal_v3, whole genome shotgun sequence, a single window of DNA contains:
- the mab21l1 gene encoding putative nucleotidyltransferase MAB21L1, with protein sequence MIAAQAKLVYHLNKYYNEKCQSRKAAISKTIREVCKVVSDVLKEVEVQEPRFISSLSEMDNRFEGLEVISPTEFEVVLYLNQMGVFNFVDDGSLPGCAVLKLSDGRKRSMSLWVEFITASGYLSARKIRSRFQTLVAQAVDKCSYRDVVKMVADTSEVKLRIRDRYVVQITPAFKCTGIWPRSAAHWPLPHIPWPGPNRVAEVKAEGFNLLSKECYSLNGKQSSAESDAWVLQFAEAENRLLLGGCRKKCLSVLKALRDRHLELPGQPLNNYHMKTLVSYECEKHPRESDWDENCLGDRLNGILLQLISCLQCRRCPHYFLPNLDLFQGKPHSALENAAKQTWRLAREILTNPKSLEKL encoded by the coding sequence ATGATAGCCGCCCAGGCAAAGTTGGTATATCACCTAAACAAATACTACAACGAAAAATGCCAGTCTCGAAAAGCAGCCATCTCCAAGACCATCCGGGAGGTGTGCAAGGTGGTTTCGGATGTCCTGAAGGAGGTCGAGGTGCAGGAGCCCCGCTTCATCAGCTCTCTCAGCGAGATGGATAATCGTTTCGAGGGACTGGAGGTCATTTCGCCCACCGAGTTCGAGGTTGTGCTCTATCTGAATCAGATGGGAGTATTCAACTTTGTGGACGACGGCTCTCTCCCGGGCTGCGCCGTGCTCAAACTCAGCGACGGCCGCAAGAGAAGCATGTCTCTCTGGGTTGAATTCATCACAGCCTCTGGTTACCTCTCGGCGCGCAAGATCCGGTCGAGATTTCAGACACTGGTGGCGCAGGCAGTGGATAAATGCAGCTACAGAGATGTTGTCAAAATGGTCGCTGACACAAGTGAGGTGAAGTTGCGCATTAGAGACAGATATGTGGTGCAAATCACGCCGGCTTTCAAGTGCACTGGGATCTGGCCGCGAAGTGCTGCGCATTGGCCTCTCCCTCACATCCCCTGGCCGGGACCTAACCGAGTGGCAGAAGTCAAAGCGGAAGGTTTCAATCTTTTATCCAAAGAGTGCTACTCGCTGAACGGCAAGCAGAGCTCAGCGGAGAGCGACGCCTGGGTCTTGCAGTTCGCCGAGGCCGAAAACCGGCTCCTCCTGGGTGGATGCAGGAAGAAATGCTTGTCAGTCCTCAAAGCGTTGCGCGACCGTCACCTCGAACTGCCCGGTCAGCCCCTCAACAACTACCACATGAAAACTTTGGTTTCCTACGAGTGTGAGAAGCATCCCAGGGAGTCAGACTGGGATGAGAACTGCCTCGGCGACCGCTTGAACGGGATACTATTGCAGCTTATTTCGTGTTTGCAATGCAGAAGGTGCCCGCATTATTTCCTGCCCAATTTAGACCTGTTTCAAGGAAAACCTCACTCTGCTCTAGAGAACGCAGCCAAACAGACTTGGCGACTGGCAAGAGAAATACTGACCAACCCCAAAAGCTTGGAGAAACTCtga